From Gossypium raimondii isolate GPD5lz chromosome 11, ASM2569854v1, whole genome shotgun sequence:
aattagaaataaaaaaccATTATCAAGAACTTAAGAGAGCCGCTAAATTgataatgcataaaaatcaaatgttttattaaatatcaCGTATATGCTAATAACTGAAACTAAAATTGCTACTTTCAATAGATAATCACATTtacagagaaaataaaatggacggaactaaaaaaaaaaaaaaatcgggATTGGATTATGTTGGAGTATATCGAGTCGTGGGGGGAATTGCCAGCTTAGTTATCATCTCTACATCTCATATCATGTCTTTTTCACGGTGTTTCTCTTTCCAAACAACAAATCTCATTTTTCTCTTTCTATTGAAACCCTAATCACCCAAGAAGTGTGCCACTGTCAATGGTCAACTTCGGTCACTAACACCGTCAAGTCGAAGCTCTCTCATGATTCTCTCCTCTAACGATTCAATTTTTGATTCTCATTGTTCTTTATTGCGATTTTCGATTTTGGCTCGGGATATCTATTAAGTTGTTAGGTTTGCTGATAAATTGGATTAACATTTCAAGTAGATGGTTGAGTAGAATTATGAGGGGTGGATATTGGTTGCGATAGCAGATAAGGTTTAAGAAAGAGGTGATGGTGGTGAATTGAGAAAATGGCAATGGTGAGTTGAAGCTTGGGGACCGGCCTAGActtgtccatgggccgggccgggctcgaaATTTTTTGGCCCAACTCTTAGGCACGGACCCGACCCGAAatacgggcctaaaattttacccaggcccggcccgagaaaaaataataagctcgagcccggcccggccccatttttaataaacacaaaaataatattttaaaaataaaaaaatatttttaaagtattttaaaaataaaaaatatatttattatattcgggccgggccgggccgggctcgggcaaaaaaagttgagcccgagcccggcccatttttaaaacgggcctcatttttttgcccaagcccatattttgggcatatatttttacccgaaccctcccatatttcgggcgggccgttgggccgggccgcccggcccatgaacaggTCTAGACCGGCCCACACAAAattttattctgttttttttttttaggttcaaAGTCTAGTctgaaaaaatagatttaaaattttattcaagttcagcctaaattaaaaaatgttaaacacGAGTCCGAcctaatctatttattttagctttttagattattcttttatataaaaataaattacatcaaaaacattaaaatattaaaataaatatattttcaataaattaaaacatattaaaagaataataattaacactaagatagttgcaacttaTTAAGCAAATGTCTCAAAAATAGTAACAAATCTAACAAtaaaatatgagttatataatatccaaataataacaataatataataacaatataatagaaaaatgatagcaaaacaacaataaaataacaataaaacaacTTATTTAGGTTGGGCAGGAGAAAAAATCCTATTCAAGGCTCGACCAATTTAGAAAAACGagtcttattttttttgtctaaacttattttttgaacttatatttttaccaaatCACTCTTACTTATCAAACGAATTTTTAAATTCAGACGAATAATTTACCTATCATCAGGTATCTCGAAATTGTGCAGATAATTTCTAGATTAAATGAGAAGTAAAAAAGCCATAACTATTTATAAGGGAATCGTGATATTTGTATAAAGTTAATAGTTTAAAGAACTCTCAGCACAtcccaaattaatatttacaaagaaAAGTGAAGTTCCATTTGTATAAGattatgcatttatttaagtttttatatttagatattctaattatttaaacttatttttaccaaaataatatttaaatactattttatattaatttatcaaattaaattaaaaataatattaatttatcatacaatttataaattctataaaaaaaatcaagctaaAAAGCGTTTGAGAACTTTGAGGGCCAAAgacaaattatcatatttttaaacattaattatagtgttagaataaaattttaaaaaccttgaagggttaaaatgaaaattttcaaaatttagagtgCTGGCCCCTGCCACCCCCGCCCCCAAAATTCGCCCCTGTTTACAGAAAACTGCCATTAAACCCTAATTCCAACCCAAACGGAAGCTATTACGCCGGACGAGATAGTTCTCTCTCGCCTCTCAATTTCAAAATGAGATAGGTACTTTACGCTTCTATTTTAAATAACCTATTTGGTTTAggaccttttcttttctttttttactcgTGTAAGCTGTAAGCAAGGTTCTTACATTGATCTTCATTCAACAAACCTAGCTACTATTGGAGTTCAATCCAATCCAACTCTTTTCTTCTTCACCACCGAAAGTAGAAAAAATGGATAATAAGGACACAGCTCATTCTCATCTATTGAGTTTTCTCAATGCTATTCCTCCGGTTGACTTTTGCTGCGTCTATGGCTCGACTCTTCATTCAACCGATTCTGGCAAGGTTCTTCTGTTTCACCATAACTCTGTATTTCTTGCATTTcacctttgtatttttttatttacttttttttttttgcttttccaGTCAACCATGGTAGATTACATACTCGGCGTGTCTGACCCCCTGCAATGGCATTCCGAGGtgagattttcatattttaagctATGTCACTACTACTTCACAATTCTTTACATTGTGATTTTCCCTTATATTTTCATCTATCTAATCTATTTTGTCTTTCTCCCAACTAGAATCTAAAAATGAATGCAGATCATTACGCCTCATGGATGGTGCTTCTCGGTGGGGCGAAACtggttctctctctctctctctctctctctctctctcatcgGTACagttttactttttgtttccCATCAACTCACACTACAGTTGTTGGTTTGTAGATTACTAATGTTGCAGACAAATTAGGCGTAGGAGTACATTTCAACCCGTATGTTACTTGGAATAACAAGgtaattgagttttaattatttgagaTCTTAAGTTTAATATGATTACTGAAATGGATTATAGGTGTATACACACACTGATTTCGTTTAAATCTTAATTGCCCCACACTTTGGCTTTATTGTGGATGGCAGATGTTGAAATATGGAGTTGTTAGAATGCATGACTTGATCCAAGACATACTAAATTGGGAGAGCTTCTACTTGAGTGGTCGTTTGCAAAAACCGGTGTGTTTTATCTGATTCTTTTTTTCCTCAGTATCTTGTGctatatttctttcaaaaaagtACTGCAAAAATGGATACTTTTTGTGAGTTGTAACTAATTGTTAACTGTCTTGTAAAGCTTGTCTAATGTTAAAATCATCCTTGTTTTCTTGTTTGCCAAATGAAGGTGAATCATTCGGCCTTTTTTTAGAAGCATATTCACCATTTATTGCAGTATTCTTTTACCTTTGTTTTTTTAGGTAAATATGCTTGTGGATAACCTGGACATTGAAACTATAAACTCAGTTAACCTTCGAGCTGCGGTGTCTGCTGCTCTCCTCCTCTTACCACCCAAATTCACAGAGGTTTGCTCTGTTGCTGTTTTTTCCTCTTAGAAATCTCATATTACCAGATATATTATAATCAACTCCGTGTTCATGTAGGAAGACCTTTATGCCAAAATATGTAGCCTGTCATACATGGGTGACGTGCGTATGCTTTTTGCAGAGGACCGAAGTAAGGTAAAACTTAAGTTTGTTTAAGGAGGAAATTTGAAGGGAAATATTTAGCTGTCGATTGTGCAATTCATCTTCTGAAATTTACATTGGTTTTGTTAATCAAAGTTGGGGAATAACTTCtgaaatttccttttttttagtaaattttctaCTGCTTCTTtgttcaattttcatttaatctggtatttatttattcatttttttgataaaaatctggtatttatttcattatgcTGTAAGAGGGATATTTTCTTGATTCAGGTGAAGAAGATCGTACAAGGGCAGTTTGATTTATTCCAGTCCATGTATAAGCCGTTTCTTGAAGAGTATGAAGGCAAAGACTTCTTAAGATTCTCATCATCTAAAAATCAACTTGCAAATATATCTCAGGtttatatgaattcaaattaaAGAACCCAAAGTTGGTATCATTTATTGCTCACATACTTAAATAAGTTCCGAGTAAAACAGTAAAGCTCTGCCAGAAATGAAGTCTCTGCATTCTCTACTTTTATCCAAGCtcttttaatagttaaaaatggGGCAAATACTGAAGTTATTTTATATGCACTAACGCTTACTGCTTGCATGGttttaattacatgaatttggtttttctttaatgttattttaggTTGTTGTGTAGGTATGAAGATGGTAATTTCTTGTTTCCCGTATTTGTTGATTTCACCTCATAGAGGGAATTGCTGTAAATGGTATTGATAAGAAGCTTTACTAAATGACTTAACTTTTATGGAAAAGTTATCATATATTTCATGCCAGACCTTTGGGGCTTTTGAATTGCATATGGAATAACATTCTCTGTGAGACTATTGATATTGAAATATTCTTGGTTGAAATCAGGATTGTGGCTTACCAGTGACTCACTCGCACATATCTTTCCTTCCTCCAACTGTTAGAAGCCAAATGGGGATGAAGATAGGGAAGAAGAAAGTAATCAGTGAATCTGGTAAGTGACCACTTACATTAGCCCCCCTAGTCTTGaaagcatttttttttaaatactgcTACTAGGTAAGTTGGTGAAGTAGATTGATTGACAAAGGGAAATTGTTTGttatgtttggttgaatatGGGCAGGTAAGGTTGGGAATGGGAATGAGTTAGGATTTGGGTCAAGAGAAGAGGCTGCAAAGTGCATGCAGAAGGCATTGAGGCGAACAGTGATGGTTTCAAGTGCAAGGCAAGCAGTATCTGGTGTATTGACTGTGGGCGGTGTTAAAGCAGCTAGATATCTAACCAGTAAGATGTGCAAGGCTTGGAGATCATGGACAAGGACATGATTATCATAACCTAAATCAAGGCTGGGCTGGGATGGGAAGCTGTTATCGTAATCTAAATCAGGCTGGGGATTGGGAACTGTTGTTGTGGTTGgttatttattgttaaaatgaGGAAGGATAGTGAAAGTGTTTCTCAATCTCATTactattttcctttttggttatacataaaaatattattaagataaaatcttattatatatatgtattgacttatttgaaattaagttgCATTACAAGAAGTTcgaacaaaaaaattacaatacaAAATTTTCTCAAGTAAGATGAGTCATAATTATTATTAGCTTTTTCGTACtcaaaagtaatttttatttatttatttattttaaagtaaaagaaatctatttataatatactaataaacataaaagctaaaattcaattgtaataattgaaattattgttaaaagatATATACTTTGTAAtggtaaacaaaaatataaaagataatttaaaattacaaattaaaacaaactaattatttatgttatatctattttaatatgaatttatataatcatatcaatttaagttcaaattattatttgatttgaaaataagatcattttattttgatcttgggttaatttgaattaaaatgattttgtagTTTTGTTTTTGTAGTAAAATcgtaattgataaaaataaaaaaaataaggagtaaatttgtaattatttttaaatggatttatttaaataactaaaagaaaCTGAACAAAGAAGACCAATTTTGAACAAATTTcgaaatataaaaaagttactAATACGAAATTATTTTCGGTGGCATATGTTGGCGAGACAGGGCAACTGAACTCTCGTCGTAGAAGtagattataaatttatataattcataagTGGCTGCGGCGGCCACCGCTTCGTATGAGTTTGAAATTCTGCCAAACCCAAACTAAAGCcgtatttatttcttcttttaaacTCCGACGTACTGTTTCTTATGCGATTTTTGTTTCTCTGCAGTTTTTTCAATCTCCCAAAACATGCCACAAGGTTCCTAGATTTTTTCCCTATTCCACTGTtccaaatcaattaataaaaactcAGCTAATAGTATTTGAGTTTTATGTTAATGCAGACCTCCCTGGGTTCTACTATGATGCGGAGAAGAACAGGTACTTCCCCAATAAACCTCGGATACCTGGCTCTTCTTCCTTCTCCAATGCTTCGCCATCCCAAAACAACCCTCTTTCTAGCTCCCTCCAGGTAACCCCTTCGGATTCTTCTtcaataacttaatttttatacttcaaCACTTTGAAACTCAAAACTCACATTAAAAAGTGGTTTCTTCCCTTAggaaataataattcattaattcatgCTTGAATACATCTGCTTCTGTATTTGAGACTTTTCGAATTTTTCAGTTggaaaactatatattttaatcatatccATTATACTTGCAATATTAATTCTCACAACTAACTTTTTAACTTACATACACATAGCTTCGTGTGTTTCCtatcttcaatttcttttaggCTCTTTTTGGGTGCAGGCGACCAAGTTATGTCCAAAAACCAGGGTTCCCGCATCTAAGCTGCTTCATCTTAGAGAGTTGAACGGCAATGCTTTTAGTTATGATCGAGGAAGGCATAGCTTTGTGGAGGAAGTCCATAAGTTACATGCTTCTAAACCTGTGGTAATTTATAAGTTGccttttcattttccatttatccataatttacaaattattcATGTTAGTCCACTAGTTTTTCTAAATCTAACTAAAATGGACtgcaagattttttttttatcccaTTAAGAGCTACCTTTAGTTTATCTCGCTAATGGATCAAACCttcatctttttcctttgtgACCCTCAAGAATATGTATTGAGAAAACTAGAGTTATACtgttttatatgaatttatattgcCTGTAATACTCACGCATATTCCTTTTGCAATATTAGTCATTCTTTAAATCAGAGTTTTATTCCCAAATTTCTTACTGATAATCTCTTAGTTTTCGTTATTGTATTTTACAGTATTTCTGATTTGTTTCAGGTTTGGAGATATGGTGCAACAGAcgaaaatttattaagaaatataCGTTATAGTGCTTTGGAGCAGACACAAATTGATGTCCAGACACTAGAGGGTCAAATGGAAACAGAAGTTCTGCTAGCGGGCAGTATGGACGGCTCCTTGAGGTATAAATGGAGTTGGAAATAGATATAGATGTATCTACATCCTCTTCCAAGTACAAGATGCCTCCAATTTCCTATTGCTTTCCTATAAATTCTACTACTTTAGGTGGATCTACAATCTCTTAATATGAGGCATTAGCTGTTGGCATTTCTTTGCGTTGATCACATTTACTGGTGTCAAAATACAATATGCTGAAGTGTGTCATCTGTTACTCTGTTTGAGTAATGACCTCTAATTTGAAATGATTGTGTCAGTTCTTCCCGTGCTCATGCATCATGGTTGGGTGACCTAAACATGCCATACTTCTTGCAACTTGCTGTCAAGTGCGATAAAAATTAGGTctccttttcaattttgttgCGACATTGGAACATCTACATATCTTGCTCATCTTTTCTTTCTCCCAATGATCTGGTCTTCTTTTTGGTGTTACCATCTAACATTACATAGCCCTTCGTATTGTTGTATTGGAGCTTTTACATATTATGATGCATGGTGCATTCTTCTACTACTGCAACAGACATGCAGATGCACTAGTTCTTTCTCACTTCCATTTTTCTGTTTACGACTGTTACATTGTATTTCTAAGCATTTGTCTCGTCGATTTGTTATTTTCTACTGGCTGCTATTGTGACATATGTTTAGCTTCTTTTTATGGCGTTGCAAAGGAACTTATATatcatccattttcttttaaaccTTCTATCAGTGTTGTggtattgaataaaaatttggaTACTGTTTAGCTATAGTTTTTGAAGTTTGGTTTTCTTGCAGTCTCTTAAAGGTTGGAAGTGAACGCCATTTTGACTATGGGATCACACACATTCCAGATCGTGTTTGGCCTTCCACCAAAGGGGATGCGGAGAGTGATGAAACGCCTCCGTATGTCTCGAGGCCTGCAGCTGCTCCACTCCATATGCCGTCAAGAATATCTTCTATAAGATTGTGTGAAAAGCAATCTTTTTCTACAAACAATTATGATTCCAAGTTCCAATGCTCACTGTATCCTTCAGTGATCGCTTATCTTGACAAGTTCTTCAATATACTGAAGACATTAATTCCTGAAATCTTCATCTTCTCTGTGATCTGGATGTCCCATAGTTCTGTGGTTTATGAAGCATGAAATCTCACTTTGCCTAATGGATGTGCTATCTAATTCATGgtttatatgatttaatatgGTTCATTCTTCGCTCTTGCCATAAATTCCTcagattttcttatttattatgtttgCATCTCAAGAAGAGATTTGGTTTTTCACTTGCAATATCTTAACGTAAAAAAACAGCATAACTACACTGGGGTCTGAGACTTATGGTGGATTTGTTTATATCCTTAATCTCCTGGAACCAGTAGATTTTACTTCTCGATTGGATCGAAGGTTACATGCAGTTGCTACTTTTAATCATACCATTTGGACTGCAGATTATAGTTTTAATACAGCTCAAGCAGCAATAGGCAagtttctttctctcttcttttaattttttgctcttgttaagttatgtttgaATTAGCTTTCaaattgtatttcatttttagcATGGAAATTATGTAGCTTTCcaaaaatttatgatatttcTATTCCTATATTATGGCATTGTCCTCTAGATGGATTCATTGACCTTCCTTCCTAGTCTTTAGTTTGATCAGTAATGGAAGGTGCTTTGCTGTCATCTCTTGCCATGTTTTCCTCTGTCTAGTCTAGAGACATTTAAGTAAACATGTTTCCCTGCTCAGTTCAGGTTGCAATTACATAGTATTAGACATAAACTTGTATCCACTTGAGCTAAGGTCCAATCATTGGTTTAGCATTTCTTACACTTGCTCTACTCTTCAACCACAAACTGCAATTAATTGGGAATTCTTTTGATAACTTATGATTATGTTAAATTTCTGTTGCTGTATCTTATTTGAACAACTGCTCCATTTCCTGATAGAATATAAGAATAAATAAGAGGGGTAGTGACCTTTAGCCGTTGCTGTCCTTCACCCTGTAATATTCAGACacttatattatatatgctttttttatcattataggAACTGATATTGGAGTAGCCTTGGTCAATGTCGAAAGAGGAGCAACGAAATGGGTGTGTCGTAGCAAAAGTGATGTTTTGGCTCTACAATTTGATCAGACAGTAAGAATTATATCCTTCAAGGTTTTGGCTAATGATGTGAAATTCCTCTTTACTTTAATCGATGAACCTTTTAGTAATATATCAGTTTGTAAGGGGAAAAATATGTTCATTAATATCAGTATTCAATTGTGCTTAATTTTGTTTCTCCCATTACCCACTGGGAGTcagataaattcattttttgagGTTCTagacctttctttcttttggtcAGGTTTCAAGTTATTTGTTGTATCTTATTCTTTTAACAGGTGGCATAATGTGTTCCATGATAATTAATGTATGATATACGCTCTGAGCTTGGAAAGGAAGCATGGAAGCTTATAGCATACTTATATCTTGAAATTGATCCTGAATGTGACTTATTTCAGGGAAATATTGTTCTTTGTGGACTCAGAAATGGAGCAATTGTCACTGTGGATGTTCGTGAGAACCAGGAGCGCATGTTTTcgagacttactaagcttaaaataCCTTACTCGTCTTCAGGAAGAAGTAGTCAGAAAAGATGGTTTGAGGTACCAATTTCtatttagagattaaattgaagttTTTATGTATGCACAATGAAGATTATGGATGATGGTGGTTGATAATTCTGAAACTCGGTTGTGGTTGTAGAgtagatatataatatatcttgccatcttcatcttctttcaCAAACTGATGAAGATCTATGGTTGAAAATTATGGATACTGCAGTTGTTTATTGTGCTTGTTAGTTTTTGCAGATATCATATTTCCATTTTTCTACCTTGTAGCATCAGCTTACGCAATTTACTTTATTCATGCCTCAATCCATCTCATATCTGGGAAACATGTTAAAGTATTTAACTTggaatttctttttgttgttatCAGAGGTTAATTTATGTGGTTGTCATGTTTTACAGATCAAAGGACTCATATCTCCTTCTCATACAATTCATATGCCGTCATCTATTTCTAGGTTGGTGAGTCTTGATGCTTTTGTAAACCTGCTTTGTAGTCTTGTTTGTTTGCTTCAAGTTTATTAACTCCTGCTATGTTGTCTGACCTCAAGTTTGGTATCACTTCAATCCTATGATCAATACTTCTTGGCAAGCTCAATGGATGGTTCGGTGAGTTCCATTTGTCCATTTAACTCTTGTTCTAGATTTTGCTTTGCTTACTTCTCATTCTGCATCTAATTTTCCTCCCtggttagttttatttaaattatgcttTGCATGGATAGATGTTTCAGTTACCTTGTGTTGTAATTTTTCTGATATTGGTTGTAGCTGTGTcaggtgatattttagattaatgatttctcttgtgaatattatttttcataagttgcaactttttttttagATGAAGCTCTATGATCACCGTCTAACTAAGAGAGGGGCTGTACAATCGTATGGAGGGCATGTGAATTCGCATACACGTATACAGCTTGGAGTTGACCAATCTGAGAGATTTGTTATGTCAGGTGAGGTGCATTAACAACTGAATGAATGGGCATACAATGTTTAGCAGATGTAAGAATTTGAGTGT
This genomic window contains:
- the LOC105802229 gene encoding uncharacterized protein LOC105802229 isoform X1: MDNKDTAHSHLLSFLNAIPPVDFCCVYGSTLHSTDSGKSTMVDYILGVSDPLQWHSENLKMNADHYASWMVLLGGAKLITNVADKLGVGVHFNPYVTWNNKMLKYGVVRMHDLIQDILNWESFYLSGRLQKPVNMLVDNLDIETINSVNLRAAVSAALLLLPPKFTEEDLYAKICSLSYMGDVRMLFAEDRSKVKKIVQGQFDLFQSMYKPFLEEYEGKDFLRFSSSKNQLANISQDCGLPVTHSHISFLPPTVRSQMGMKIGKKKVISESGKVGNGNELGFGSREEAAKCMQKALRRTVMVSSARQAVSGVLTVGGVKAARYLTSKMCKAWRSWTRT
- the LOC105802229 gene encoding uncharacterized protein LOC105802229 isoform X2, producing the protein MDNKDTAHSHLLSFLNAIPPVDFCCVYGSTLHSTDSGKSTMVDYILGVSDPLQWHSENLKMNADHYASWMVLLGGAKLITNVADKLGVGVHFNPYVTWNNKVNMLVDNLDIETINSVNLRAAVSAALLLLPPKFTEEDLYAKICSLSYMGDVRMLFAEDRSKVKKIVQGQFDLFQSMYKPFLEEYEGKDFLRFSSSKNQLANISQDCGLPVTHSHISFLPPTVRSQMGMKIGKKKVISESGKVGNGNELGFGSREEAAKCMQKALRRTVMVSSARQAVSGVLTVGGVKAARYLTSKMCKAWRSWTRT
- the LOC105802225 gene encoding uncharacterized protein LOC105802225 encodes the protein MPQDLPGFYYDAEKNRYFPNKPRIPGSSSFSNASPSQNNPLSSSLQATKLCPKTRVPASKLLHLRELNGNAFSYDRGRHSFVEEVHKLHASKPVVWRYGATDENLLRNIRYSALEQTQIDVQTLEGQMETEVLLAGSMDGSLSLLKVGSERHFDYGITHIPDRVWPSTKGDAESDETPPYVSRPAAAPLHMPSRISSIRLCEKQSFSTNNYDSKFQCSLITTLGSETYGGFVYILNLLEPVDFTSRLDRRLHAVATFNHTIWTADYSFNTAQAAIGTDIGVALVNVERGATKWVCRSKSDVLALQFDQTGNIVLCGLRNGAIVTVDVRENQERMFSRLTKLKIPYSSSGRSSQKRWFEIKGLISPSHTIHMPSSISSLVSLQSYDQYFLASSMDGSMKLYDHRLTKRGAVQSYGGHVNSHTRIQLGVDQSERFVMSGGEDCYLRLWSIKSGKMLFGEKFSDSMLTNICWRRAQSTLGKEGEIRQNHNCRAWLASEEGLFHMHWS